Within the Gordonia westfalica genome, the region CGCGGCCTTGGACGTGATGTAGCCGGCGGCACCGGAGAACGGTGCGAACGCGGCCTTCGCCGACACCCCCACGATCGACCCACCGCCCGCCTCGATCAGCTTCGGGATCGCCGCCGCGGACAGCAGATACAGCGGTCGCAGGTTGAGCCGGAGGAGCCGCTCGAACTCGTCGACGGGGGTCGCGTCCACGCGTTCCCCCATCGCGAACCCGCCCACCAGGTTGACCACTGCTTTCACCGGGGCCGACGAATCACTCGCCGCGGCGCCGACGACCTCGGCCACCGACGCCTCGTCGAACAGATCGGCCGCAAGAGTGACGAGCCGATCGGATTCGGGAAGACGCGACAGCTCGGACTCGACGACCCAGGGCACCACCACACGCCAACCGTCGTCGAGCAGTTTCTTCGTGACCGCGGAACCCAATCCGCCCGTACCGCCCGACACGATCACCGTTTGCGCCATCGCAGAATCCGTCCGTTCTCTCGCACACAATCCAACACCGGCGACACTACTGTGTTGTCTGAATCCAACACCGGCGACACTACTGTGTTGTCTGAATGTGTGCATTCATCTCACCCTATGGGGTTTCCGCCCGGTCGGGTCGAGGCGTGAAAGGCTGTGCCCATGAGCACGAACGTCACTGCCGACGCTCCGGAGTGGTTCCGCACGGCCGTCGGGACGGAGCCCTAGCACTCGTCGATCACGGTCCACGGCGCACGGATCACCTATCGCTGCTGGGGTGAACCCGGCTCGCCCGGGCTGCTGCTGGTCCACGGCGGTGCGGCCCACGCCGGATGGTGGGACCACATCGCGCCGCGCTACGCGCGGGATCGTCGAGTCGTCGCCCTGGATCTGTCCGGCCACGGCGACAGCGACTGGCGCGACACCTACAGCCTGGCCACCTGGGCCGACGAGATCACCGCGGTCGCCGCGGCCGCACAGGCCGACGACCACGCGGTCCTCGTGGGGCACAGCCTCGGCGGGCCCGTCGGCATCCGGACGGCGATCGCCCACCCCGACCTCGTCACCGACCTCATGCTGGTCGATTCCCGCATCCTCGACGCCGAGATGCTCGACGAGATCCAGCGCAACCAGCCCGAGGAGGGCATCCCGCGACGCAGCAAGCACTATCCGTCACTCGAGGCGGCACTCGAACGGTTCCGTCTCGTGCCCGATCACGCGAGCCTCGACTACGCCAGGGACCACGTCGCCCGGCAGTCGGCGGTCCGCGACGACGACGGATGGCGATGGAAGTTCGATCGCGCTTTCGCCGACGAACTGACCGATCTCCCGCCGCACCCGCCGAGCGACTGCCGACTCGGCGTCGTCTACGGGGAGCACGGGGTCGTGACCCCCGCGATGATCGACATCGTCACCGCCGGCCTCGACGAACCGGCGCGCGTCGTCGAACTCGCCGGGGCCGGCCATCACATCCCACTCGAACAGCCCCTCGCACTGATGGATGCCATCGACGACTTCCTTCGGGCCTAGCATGGATCTCGATGACCGACGACCGCGCTCCCGAGATCAGCGACCGCGGCTCGTCGGACTCATCTGATTCACGCGACAGCGTTTTCGCCTCGCTGCACATCTCCAATTACCGGATCTTCTTCGCCGGCATGTCCGTGTCGATGACCGGTTCCTGGATGCAGGCGACCGCCCAGGCCTGGCTGGTGTTGACGTTGAGCGGGTCGGCGTCGGTCCTCGGCCTGATCGTGGCGCTGCAGGCGCTGCCCGTTCTCCTGATCGGGCCATACGCGGGCGTCATCGCCGACCGCGTCGACCGCCGCCGACTGCTGACGATCCTCCAGGCGATGATGGGCCTGCTCGCGGCAGTGCTGGCCGCACTCACCCTCGCCGGGGTCGTGGCGGTGTGGCATGTGGCGATCCTCGCGGTGCTACTCGGACTCGGACACGCCTTCGAACAACCCGCGCGGCAGGCGTTCATCCATCAGATCGTCGGGAAGTCGCTGATCCGCAACGCCGTCACGCTGAACTCGGTGATGGTCAACGCCGCGCGCGCAGTCGGCCCGGCCGTCGCCGGCGTGATCCTCACACTCGTCGGCGCGGGGTGGTGTTTCGCGATCAACGCGGTCAGTTTCATCGCGGTGGTCGCCTCACTGATCGCACTCGACGGCACGAAGATCACCCGCGAAACCCCGGTCCCACGCGCCAAAGGGCAGCTACGCGAGGGTATTCGCTACGTGCGCGGAATCCCGTCGCTGTGGATTCCGCTCGCCACCATGGCCCTGGTCGGCACCCTGGCCTACAACTTCCCGGTCACCCTCACAGCCGCCGCCGACTTCGTCTTCGACGGCGGGCCGCAGGCTCTCGGCTTCATGACGTCGGCGATGGGGGTCGGGGCGGTGGTCGGCGGTCTCGTCGTCGCGGCGCGCGGCACCATCGGCCTGCGACCGCTCACGCTGGCTGCGTTCGGTTTCGGCATCACGATCGCCGCAGCGGCACTGGCACCGGATCTGATCACCGTCATCTGCGCGCTGTTCCTCGTGGGTTGGCTCAGCGTGACGTTCATGTCGACCGGCAACGCCACCCTGCAACTCAACGCCGAACCCCAGATGCGGGGACGCGTCATGGCGCTGTGGTCGGTTGCGTTCATGGGATCGACGCCGATCGGCGGTCCGCTCATCGGCGCGATCATCGAGGCCACCGATGCACGTGTCGGCCTGGGCGTCGGCGCGGCGGCGTGTCTGGCAGCCGCACTCCTCGCCTTCATCGCGGACCGTCGGAGCCGCTCGCGCCTGGCGCCCGAACCGGCCGTCGACGGAACCGCCACCGACTGAGTCCGAAACGCCTCGTAACCGGCCGGCTGTGCCGACCGGCTGCGTGCGGGGGTTCAGGGGGGAGGTGGCTCAGACCGCGCCGCTTCCGTCGACACCGCCGAAGTCGCCGACCGAGACGTTGCCCTGGTCGTCGACGGCGGTGTCGAAGGTGCCGTCGCAGTCGGTGTCGGCGACCGCGATGTCGGTGTAGCCGTCGCCGTCGCTGTCGGCCTCGATCAGGTCGATCGCGCCGTCGGCGTTGGTGTCGTAGGCGATCGAATCGGCCGAGCCGTCGCCGTCGGTGTCGAGGACGGCGTCGGTGGTGCCGTCGCCGTCGATGTCGGCGAGCGCGGCGTCGACGTAGCCGTCGCCGTCGGTGTCGACCAGGACTGCGTCCGCGGTGATCTGGGTGCTCATGGGATGTTCCTTTCGTGGTGCCCGCCGGTGCGGGGCTGTTCGCTGCGTTCGAATACTTGGAGCGGTCGCCGACCGGGAATGTTCCCGGCCGCCCCGGAGTCGGTCGGTCGACGCCTCCCCACCGCGTGGGACCGACGTGCGTCTTTCGACGAATCCGGCCCGTCGTCTCATCGCGCCGGGTTAGCGTGACTCAGGTCACGATCGGAGGGGCGATGACGCCAGATCGATGGGATTTGTCCGCACTGCGGCGGCGGCTACGCGCCATCACCTGCCTCGTCGCCGGGGCCGTCCTGACGTCGACGATGCTGGTGTCCGCGCCGACGAACGCCGCGAACCACTGGTTCCCCGACATCTCCGAGACCTCCGTGCCCAAGGCCGACTGCGGACCGGGTTCGCGACCCGAGCCGGGCCTGCAGGGTGACGTCAGCGCCGAGGACCGATTGTCCGGCCGCAGTATGCGGGGCTACCACTGCAACCTGACGAAACTCGGCAACGTGACGGGTGCGGGCGGCGGGATCGTCTCGGCGTCCTTCGAACACTGCAGCTACACCGGAAGCCTGTTCCCCGGCAACAACTTCCTGTCCCAGCCGGGCGTCCAGGTCATCGACGCCTCCGATCCCCGGAAGCCGCGGGTGGTCGGCTCACTCACCGACACCGCGATGCGCGGCGGCACCTGGGAGACGTTGAAGGTCAACAAGAAGCGAAAGCTGCTCGCCGCGACCGGGGTTCCACTCCTGTGGGGTGCGGGCTTCTTCGCGGTGTACGACATCTCCGACTGCACCCGCCCCAAGCTGCTCAACCGGCACGGCGGCGGGATCGCCTACCCCGTCCCGTTCACCTCACACGAGGGCGGCTGGTCGCCCGACGGACGCACTTACTGGGCGTCGGGTCTCTCGCCGGGACATCTCAGCGCGATCGACGTCGCCGATCCCCGCAACCCGCGGGTGATCTGGCAAGGACTGCACAGCTTCCTCGGTCACGGATTCGGCATCACCCCCGACGGCAACCGCATGTATCTGTCGAACATGGCCGGTGTCACCGTCCTCGACATCAGCGCGGTACAGCGTCGTGCGCCGTATCCGCAGGTCCCCCATCTGGCCGCCTACCTGTGGCCCGACGGACAGCTCAACCAGCACTCGATCCCGATCACCTATCGCGGCACCCCCCACATCATCACCGCCGACGAGGGCGGCTCCGGAGGCGTCAAGATCTTCGACGTCTCCCGGGTCGACAAACCGCGGTACGCCGCGCAGCTCAAGCTCGAGATCAATCTGCCCGAGCACCTGGACACCCAGTTCCGCTCGTCCATGGGCGGTTCGTTGTTCGGCAGCAACCCGCACTACTGCGCGGTCGACCGGCAGAACGACCCGACGGCCCTGGCCTGCGCCTGGGAGTCCTCCGGCATCCGTGTCTTCGACATCCGGGATCTGTCCGGCATCTCCGAGATCGCCTACTACAACCCGCCGGCACAGAAGGGGGCCACCGCACTGACCCGGCCCAACTCCCCTCATGTGCTGGGGTCTATCATCGGCGCACCGGGGATCGAGTTCCTCAGTCTCGGAATGTCTCTCGTCAACGGACGAGCCAAGCTGAACGAGATGGCCGGTCCGCGTATCGGCATGGTCGTGGGCGGCGACATGGCGACCGACTGGTGCTTCTCGCCACCGGAGTTCCACGGCAACAAGATCTTCACCACCTGCTCCGACGGCGGCTTCTACGCACTCGAGTTGAGCAGCCGGGTCTACACCCCGCCGCCGGACCAGGATTCCATCCTCGGATGACCGACCGGCACGACGCAGGACAACGGCCGGCCTGGCTGCCGATCGCCGGACTGGCCTCGCTGGCCGTCCTGCTCGTGGCGATCGGCGTCGTCGCGGGTTCGGCGTGGTCACCGGGATCACGGGACGACGTCAAGGCGATGAGCGCCACCGATATCGGCTTCGCGCAGGACATGTCGACACACCACGATCAGGCACTCCTGATGGCTCGGACGATCCTGGCCGCCCCCGACGTGGACCCGACGATCCGCGGACTGGCCGACCAGCTCGTCGTCGCCCAGTCCGCGGAGAGCGCGACCATGCGCGGCTGGCTGCAGTTCTTCGAGCTGCCGCTGACCTCGGACTCACCGATGTCCTGGATGTCCGACGATGATCCGCATGCGCACGGCCATTCGTCGGGGGCCATGCCCGACACCCCACTCATGCCGGGCATGGCGAGCACCGACGAACTCGGCCTGCTCGCCACACTTCGCGGCGACGAGGCCGAGAAACTGTTCCTGCAGTTGATGATCCGGCACCATCGCGGCGGCCTCGAGATGGCACAGGCGGCATACAACGACGACCGCTCCGGCTCGGTGACAAAGCAACTCGCACTGAACATGCTCGGAGACCAGGGCAACGAGATCGGTCAGATGTCGATGCTCCTGAAAGAACGTGGCGCCGAGCCCCTGCCGACCTGACCTCAGGCGGTCTTGGGATGCAGCATGAACATCTCCCAGACCTCTTTCTGGTCCGCGGCCCACGGGTCGTAGACGAACGGCGCATGCCGCAACGCCATACCTGCTTTACGCGGGGTCCGGTTGGCCTTGAAACCATTGCAGGACTTGCACGCCGCGACCTGATTGCCGAATGTGCTGGGGCCGCCCTGTGATACCGGCAGGATGTGGTCCACGGTGTCGGCGGGACCGTCGCAGTAGGCGCAGATCCATTGGTCTCGACGGAGGATCATCGCATTGGAGGCGTAGGAATCCATCGTCTTGCCCGCGTACGGACGGTAGGCGTCCCGTTTGATCGCCACCACCTTGTGGATGGGCAGGGACACCGTCGGCGAATGGACGACGCGCACCAAAGGCGTGCCCTCGACGTTGCGTGCGACCTCGGTGGTCAGCAGGACGGCCGCACGACGCCAGGTGACGCGCGCGAGGATCTGCAATCCCGCATTCGTGACGAAGATGGTCATGGATACTCCTCGATGCGTGGGCGAGTGAGCGCGCCGACCATCGAGGTTCACGACCTCAGGAACTGGTGACGCTGGATGTGATTGGTCCGGACCGGGTTCGGGCTGGTAGCCCGCACCGGCTGCCGGGGTCGGTCTTCCACCACTCGCGAACGAACACCGCCATACCGATCGACATCTGCGCCACCTCCTTTCAGCTCTCTCTGGTCTGCTGTTCGCCACGATAACCGCGGTCAGCGGACCCTGCCACCGTTTAAGCCGCGTGTTCGCCGATGTTCACGTGCCGAACACAGAGTGTTCGCGGCCGAAACGCGCCCGGCCCCGTCAGCTGTCAGCTGACGGGGCCGGGCGGTCGGATCGAACTCAGAAGATCTCGGGAAGATCCTCCGACACCGTGTTCGGGTACGTCGCCGGCCGCTTCTCCAGGAACGACATGACGCCCTCGTAGACGTCGCCGGACTGGCCGCGGTAGAAGATCGCCTTCGAATCGGCGTGATGGGCGTCGAGCGGGCTGGGTGCCCCGGCCATCCGCCACAACAGTTGGCGGGTCAACGCCGCCGAGACCGGTGCGCTGTTCGCGGTCATCTCGCGGGCCACGGCGATCGCGGTCTCGAGGACCTTGTCCTTCGGCACGACCTGCTGGATCAGTCCGCGCTCGTGAGCCTCGTCGACCTGCACCATCTTGGCGCCGATCGTCCACTGCAGCGCGGTCGGCAGGCCGACGAGCCGTGGGAGGAACCAGCTCGACGCCGCCTCGGGAACGAGGCCGCGGGCTGCGAACACGAAGCCGAACTTCGCATCCTCGGAGGCGATCCTGACGTCGGCCGGAAGGGTCATCGTGACGCCGACGCCGGCCGACGGACCGTTGATCGCGGCGATGATCGGCTTGAGCGAGGCGAACATGCGCAGTGTCAGCTTGCCGCCCTCGTCCGCCGGGACCTCGTCGCCCGCGGCCACCGACGATGCGTCGAACGTCGACCCGCCGGCTTCGAGGTCGGCGCCGGCGCAGAACGCCCGGCCGGTACCGGTGAGCACCACGGCGCGCACCGAGTCGTCGGCGTCGGTCTCGTCGAATGCCGCCCGCAGCTCGTCACCCATCTGCACGGTGAATGCATTGAGACGGTCGGGGCGATTCAGCCGGAAGATGGCGATCTCGCCGTCCCGCTCGACGGTGATGGTGGGCTCGGCCTGCTTGGCCTTACGGCCAACCTCTGATGTTTCACTCGTCACAAGGATCGATGTTATCGATCGCCATCACAGCCCGTACGGGCAGGAGGCGAATCTCCCGAGCGAACGCTCTGTCAGCGCACCACCCTGGTCGGGCCCACACAAAAGCGGCGGCGCCACCCTCTCGGGTGACGCCGCCGCTTTGTGTGTCAGATCAGACTCAGGTCAGCTCACGCCCGAACTGCCGTCGCCTGCCTTGGACAGCTCGACCGGTGCGTCCGGAACCATGCGCGGCTTCTCCGAACCGACGAAGGTGAACTTGGCGTCCTCGCCGTTGTCTTCACCGTCCCAGCCCTCGACGTCGACGAGGACGATCTGTCCGGGAGCGATGTCGCCGAACAGGATCTTCTCCGAGAGCTGATCCTCGATCTCGCGCTGGATGGTGCGACGCAACGGACGCGCACCCAGCACCGGATCGAATCCGCGCTTCGCCAGCAGCGCCTTCGCGCGGTCGGTGACCTCGAGCGACATGTCCTTGTTCTTCAGCGCACTCTCCACGCGGGTCAGCATGAGATCGACCATCTGGATGATCTCGTCCTTGGTGAGCTGGTGGAACACGACGATGTCGTCGATGCGGTTGAGGAACTCCGGCCGGAAGTGCTTCTTCAGCTCGTCGTTGACCTTCTGCTTCATCCGCTCGTAGCCGGACTTGGAGTCATCGCTCGACGAGAAGCCCATGCCCACGGCCTTGGAGATGTCGCTCGTTCCGAGGTTCGAGGTGAAGATCAGCACGGTGTTCTTGAAGTCGACCGTACGACCCTGACCGTCGGTGAGACGACCGTCCTCGAGGACCTGCAGCAGGGTGTTGTAGATCTCCGAGTGAGCCTTCTCGATCTCGTCGAACAGCACCACCGAGAACGGCTTGCGGCGCACCTTCTCGGTGAGCTGGCC harbors:
- a CDS encoding enoyl-CoA hydratase-related protein, which codes for MTSETSEVGRKAKQAEPTITVERDGEIAIFRLNRPDRLNAFTVQMGDELRAAFDETDADDSVRAVVLTGTGRAFCAGADLEAGGSTFDASSVAAGDEVPADEGGKLTLRMFASLKPIIAAINGPSAGVGVTMTLPADVRIASEDAKFGFVFAARGLVPEAASSWFLPRLVGLPTALQWTIGAKMVQVDEAHERGLIQQVVPKDKVLETAIAVAREMTANSAPVSAALTRQLLWRMAGAPSPLDAHHADSKAIFYRGQSGDVYEGVMSFLEKRPATYPNTVSEDLPEIF
- a CDS encoding HNH endonuclease; translated protein: MTIFVTNAGLQILARVTWRRAAVLLTTEVARNVEGTPLVRVVHSPTVSLPIHKVVAIKRDAYRPYAGKTMDSYASNAMILRRDQWICAYCDGPADTVDHILPVSQGGPSTFGNQVAACKSCNGFKANRTPRKAGMALRHAPFVYDPWAADQKEVWEMFMLHPKTA
- a CDS encoding MFS transporter yields the protein MTDDRAPEISDRGSSDSSDSRDSVFASLHISNYRIFFAGMSVSMTGSWMQATAQAWLVLTLSGSASVLGLIVALQALPVLLIGPYAGVIADRVDRRRLLTILQAMMGLLAAVLAALTLAGVVAVWHVAILAVLLGLGHAFEQPARQAFIHQIVGKSLIRNAVTLNSVMVNAARAVGPAVAGVILTLVGAGWCFAINAVSFIAVVASLIALDGTKITRETPVPRAKGQLREGIRYVRGIPSLWIPLATMALVGTLAYNFPVTLTAAADFVFDGGPQALGFMTSAMGVGAVVGGLVVAARGTIGLRPLTLAAFGFGITIAAAALAPDLITVICALFLVGWLSVTFMSTGNATLQLNAEPQMRGRVMALWSVAFMGSTPIGGPLIGAIIEATDARVGLGVGAAACLAAALLAFIADRRSRSRLAPEPAVDGTATD
- a CDS encoding alpha/beta fold hydrolase, with the translated sequence MVHGGAAHAGWWDHIAPRYARDRRVVALDLSGHGDSDWRDTYSLATWADEITAVAAAAQADDHAVLVGHSLGGPVGIRTAIAHPDLVTDLMLVDSRILDAEMLDEIQRNQPEEGIPRRSKHYPSLEAALERFRLVPDHASLDYARDHVARQSAVRDDDGWRWKFDRAFADELTDLPPHPPSDCRLGVVYGEHGVVTPAMIDIVTAGLDEPARVVELAGAGHHIPLEQPLALMDAIDDFLRA
- a CDS encoding SDR family NAD(P)-dependent oxidoreductase; this encodes MAQTVIVSGGTGGLGSAVTKKLLDDGWRVVVPWVVESELSRLPESDRLVTLAADLFDEASVAEVVGAAASDSSAPVKAVVNLVGGFAMGERVDATPVDEFERLLRLNLRPLYLLSAAAIPKLIEAGGGSIVGVSAKAAFAPFSGAAGYITSKAAVWAFISALATEYKDDAIRANAILPSVIDTPGNRESQPDSARKGWVSPEMIAETVAFLVSDASAAVTGAQVPVPGVG
- a CDS encoding LVIVD repeat-containing protein yields the protein MLVSAPTNAANHWFPDISETSVPKADCGPGSRPEPGLQGDVSAEDRLSGRSMRGYHCNLTKLGNVTGAGGGIVSASFEHCSYTGSLFPGNNFLSQPGVQVIDASDPRKPRVVGSLTDTAMRGGTWETLKVNKKRKLLAATGVPLLWGAGFFAVYDISDCTRPKLLNRHGGGIAYPVPFTSHEGGWSPDGRTYWASGLSPGHLSAIDVADPRNPRVIWQGLHSFLGHGFGITPDGNRMYLSNMAGVTVLDISAVQRRAPYPQVPHLAAYLWPDGQLNQHSIPITYRGTPHIITADEGGSGGVKIFDVSRVDKPRYAAQLKLEINLPEHLDTQFRSSMGGSLFGSNPHYCAVDRQNDPTALACAWESSGIRVFDIRDLSGISEIAYYNPPAQKGATALTRPNSPHVLGSIIGAPGIEFLSLGMSLVNGRAKLNEMAGPRIGMVVGGDMATDWCFSPPEFHGNKIFTTCSDGGFYALELSSRVYTPPPDQDSILG
- a CDS encoding DUF305 domain-containing protein; its protein translation is MTDRHDAGQRPAWLPIAGLASLAVLLVAIGVVAGSAWSPGSRDDVKAMSATDIGFAQDMSTHHDQALLMARTILAAPDVDPTIRGLADQLVVAQSAESATMRGWLQFFELPLTSDSPMSWMSDDDPHAHGHSSGAMPDTPLMPGMASTDELGLLATLRGDEAEKLFLQLMIRHHRGGLEMAQAAYNDDRSGSVTKQLALNMLGDQGNEIGQMSMLLKERGAEPLPT